One window of the Macrobrachium nipponense isolate FS-2020 chromosome 22, ASM1510439v2, whole genome shotgun sequence genome contains the following:
- the LOC135198285 gene encoding uncharacterized protein LOC135198285 yields MNLYGKKKIYQGIASAANLIRSLRAIFSDTGVPVLLKTDGRPQFTSSALRRFLSHWGVEHRITSPYHPKANGYAEASVKIIKKLIMTTAKNGNLQMRMNSPVECWSLGIHLVLMADHQLKFYLVIPSGLLFQHIVAHLPKSGKRKQRNVMYLRIQAKQRYDSTARPLSHLKMGSYVNVQDHTTGLWNHPGVVVGIGSRRDYLIKMGSGSILWRNRKFLRPHRSFLPIYGSSLDATNTPSKPKDVEKSQDNSTAEVISKSIEPTPAPRRSLRHRKEPDRLQPTRDQTSSSNEEI; encoded by the exons ATGAACCTCTatggcaagaagaagatctatcAA GGCATAGCTTCTGCAGCCAATCTAATACGGTCACTGAGGGCTATATTTTCAGATACTGGTGTTCCTGTTTTGTTGAAAACTGATGGAAGACCACAGTTTACTTCATCAGCTTTAAGACGCTTTTTATCTCACTGGGGAGTAGAACATCGCATTACTTCGCCATATCATCCGAAGGCAAATGGATATGCAGAAGCATCAGTGAAAATTATCAAGAAGCTGATTATGACTACTGCTAAGAATGGGAACCTGCAGATGCGGATGAATTCGCCCGTGGAATGTTGGAGCTTAGGAATACACCTCGTGCTGATGGCAGATCACCAGCTCAAGTTTTATTTGGTCATCCCCTCAGGGCTTTTATTCCAACACATCGTCGCTCATTTGCCAAAGAGTGGCAAAAGAAAGCAGAGGAATGTGATGTATTTGCGAATTCAGGCGAAGCAACGATACGACAGTACTGCCAGACCCCTTTCTCATTTGAAAATGGGTAGTTATGTTAATGTTCAAGATCACACCACAGGACTTTGGAATCACCCAGGTGTTGTTGTCGGCATTGGATCCAGGCGAGATTATCTCATAAAGATGGGCAGTGGGAGCATTTTGTGGAGAAACCGAAAGTTCCTGAGACCACATCGATCTTTTTTACCAATATATGGATCAAGCCTTGATGCAACTAATACTCCCAGTAAACCAAAGGATGTGGAGAAGTCACAAGATAATTCTACTGCTGAGGTTATTAGCAAATCAATCGAACCTACACCAGCTCCACGTCGTAGTTTGCGGCATAGGAAAGAACCTGATCGTCtacaa CCTACAAGAGATCAAACAAGTAGTAGTAATGAAGAGATATAg